The genomic stretch TGACAGCGGAAATAATAACATATATATAGATATTGAGGTTGGTGCTAATACTATGATCAATAGTGAAGCATTATCTTCATTTAGATTAATATTAAAACCTTAATATGTAAAAAAGGATAATTTATGAAAAATATACTAATAATGTTATTGATATTTTCAAATATAGCATTAGCCTCTTCCTTTGAATTTGATTTTTCTGTTTCTTCAGGAGCTACATTTGATTTCAGCTATAATAAAGGATATCTTTTCAAAAAAAGTTTAGATGGTTTCAGATTAGGTTCAGGGTTTTCATTAAGCATATTGCTGTCATTGGGCAGAAATGATGAAATTAATAATAATATTTTAACCAGTATAAGCAGTATGATTGAAACAGGGTATAATTATTATATGAGGGAGAGAATGGGTAGTAAAGATTATTATACTGATGACGGATATTATATATATGATTATCATAGTATTATTTTAGGATATTTGCTTAGACTAAATTTTCACAATAAAGTTTCTTTAGGTATAGGAGGAGGAATTTTTATTCCTTTATACAGTACAGCTAATAAACAAGATTATTCGTTTGGACTTGGCGATTATAGAGATATGACAGAGTTTAATCAAAAAAATATTGCTTTTATGTATAAACTTCCTTTTATGCCTTATGTAAAATTAAATGTTGTAAGATATTTCTATTTTTCAGACAGATGGTCTTTTAAGATAGGAGGAAATTTAATATACAATTTTGGTATGGAGCTTGATAATTATAGATTAGGTTTTTATAATGTATATAGTAAATATAATTTTTCTTCTTTTGCTGCGGAGCTTTATTTGGGTATTTCTTTCGGAAGGGCTAAGTAATAATTAATCAGTAATGTTTATAATGATATCAAGTGCATTAAAATTTTCTGTATAATTTTTTTATTGTACTTGATATTTATTTATTATCTAATATACTTATTACTGATAATTTATAAAATTGGAGTATCAGAAGTGAAACGTATTAAATTTTTAGCTATATTCTTAACTTTTAGTTATTCTATATTCGCATTAACAACAAATGAAACTAGCTTGTTTAATGCTATTAATGAAAAAAACGCAGATAATGTATCGAATATATTATCTAATTCTATGGATATAGATATAAATGTGTTGGACGGGGAAGGGTATACTCCTTTACATAGAGCAATTTATAATAGAGATTTAAACACTGTAAATACTTTGCTTCAAGATGAAAATATAAATGTTAATTCCAAACTAGATATGAAGGTAAGCATAGACGGCTGGTATTTGGGCGGTGCAAGTCCTTTGATTTTAGCTTCATATATAGGCGATGCAAATATAGTTAAGGCTTTGCTTGATAATAATGCTAATATTAAAGCTAAAGATGATGTTGATGGAAGTATGGCTATACATATGGCATCAGCTAATGGGAATAATGAAGTAATAGCAATACTTTTGGAGAAAGATCCTACTACAATAAATGATACAGATAATAGAGGAAATACTCCTTTGCATTGGGCTTCTATGAAAGATAAGCCAGACACAGTTAAATTATTAATGGAAAATGGTGCGGATATAGAAGCAAAAGATGCAGACGGCTGGACGGCTCTTCATTATGCAGCTGCTTTCTCTTCACTTCAGACCGTTCAGGCTCTTGTTGATTTGGGTGCTGATAAAGAGAGTTTAACTAAAGACGGAAATACTCCTCTATATTATGCAAGACGTGATGATGTGAAAAATTATTTAACTGGTAATATAGCAAGAGAGGACGCTGATGATGAAACTGCTGCTGCTGATAATAATACAGAAGAAAATGCAGCAGAAGAAACTCAAGATGAAGTGGTTCAGGCAGATGCGGGAGAAACTATAGATGAAAATATGCAAGGCGAAATAGCTGAAGAGTCCGTTCCAGAACAGAATGCTGCTGCTGTATATGATACTGAAAATAATAATGAACAAAAACCTCTTGATGTTAAACAGCTTGAACTTTTAGTTGCTGTAAAAGATTATGATATAATAGCTATAAATACTTTAATAAAAGAAGGAGTTAATCCTAACTTCGTAGATGAAAACGGATATTCTCCTTTGCATTTAGCTGTTATCAATAATAGCCTAGATTCTGTAGAGGCTTTGCTTTCTTATAAAGACATAAATAAAGAGGTAAAACTACCTTATGAAGCTACTTTGGATAATTGGTATTTGGGCGGAGCTACTCCTTTAATAACTGCTTCATACATAGGAAATGCTGATATAATGTATACTCTTATAGAGGCTGGATGTGATATAAGAGCAAGAGATGATATAGACGGAGCTATGCCTGTACATGTGGCTTCTGCTAATGGGAATGATGACGCTTTAATATTATTATTAGAAAAAGATAAAACATTGGTTAATGAAACAGACAATAATGGAAATGACACTCCTTTGCATTGGGCTTCTATGAAAGATAATCCTTCTACAGTTCTTGTACTTTTAAAATATGGTGCTGATACAAAAATACAAAACTCTGATGGTAATACGGCACTTCATTATGCAGCAATGTATGCTTCTTCTGATGTTATAAAAAATATAGTTTCTTCTGATAAATCAAGTGTTAATATAGCTAACAATGAAGGTATGTACCCTATACATTATGCTGCTTTGGAAGATAATTCTGATGCTTTAGTATCTTTAGTTCAGGACGGAGGAGCTGATGTTAATATAAAAGACTCTACTGGAGATACAGCTTTACATTATTCAGCTGCTTACGGAAATATGGATAGCGTTATGGCATTGGTAGAAAAATGTAATGCTGATAAAAATATAAAAGATGGAGACGGTTATACAGCTGCTGATTTGGCTTATGATAATGGATATGAAAATATAGCTTCTTATTTGAGAGGTGATTCTAAGTATATACCTGAAAATAATAACAATACTACTACTAATGATGATAAAAAAGAATTAGTTCTTCCAGAATATATAAGAAAACCAGATTTAAATAAAAAATGGTGGTAATTATCATTATATTATAATTGTGTACTAAATAGGCTTGAGATTATTATAAATTTCATGCCTATTTTTTTGTTTTAATAAAAACTGTTCATTTTATATATCTTATAAAATACAGCTATTGACAAATTTATACATTTACTTTACTTTTATTTATAATTATTAATTGAATGAGGATTTAGAACATAATGTATATAGAAAGCGATATCATACGAGGTCATATAGATGCTGTAGTTTTGCATTTTTTAAAAGATAATGATTCCTATGGTTATGAACTTTCTAAATTGATAACTGATAAGACAAATGGAGAATATGAGATTAATGGACAGACTTTATATAGTGCTATAAGAAGGCTTGAAGGTAAAAAGTTAATAGAGAGTTATTGGGGTAATGAAAGTCAGGGCGGAAGAAGAAAATATTATAAAATTACTGAAGAAGGTAAAAGTTTTTTGAAAGAAGAAACAGAGATATGGATTTTTACTAAAAAAATAATAGATAAACTTCTTGATATTAAATAGGTATTGAATAAAAGAGAAATATTATGATTGATGATTTTTGTAATGAATTAAAAAATAAATACCCTAATACTCAAAAAGTTAGGGATCAGATTGAAGAGCTTAGAAATTATTTATACATGAAAACTGAAGAATATATTAATAATGGAAAAGATGAAAAAGAAGCTTTTTACAACGCAATTAAATCTTTTGGAGATATTGATACTCTTATTGAAGAGATATCTAAGGATGCAAAAATTGTTAATAAATACAGATTATATTTATTTTCTGCTATTATTGATATTTTTGTTGTAGTTTTTTTAAGTTTGTTATTATGTTTTATTTCTTTGAAAAATAATAATATATCATTTTTTTCTTATATAAATAACTCTTTAATTGCCGGTATGTTTTTTATTATTTCTGGGATAATTGCTATTTTTTTAAGTACAGTAATACCTTTTATTAATATGCGTAATATATACGAAACAGTAGAATATACTTATAGTGATTATAAAATAAACTTAAAATATTCTATAATAGGTTTTATTATTATATCTATGGCAGTATTTATATTTAATATTATTTTCAGCCCGCATCATATTTGGTTTCTATTTGTTATTATATATGCTTCTTCTTGGCCTTTAACTGTATTTTTCTTTTATAAATTTTTTAAATGTTCAAAAAGGAACTGATTTATGAATATTAATGATTTTTATAAAAATATAAAAAAGAAATACCCTAATACTAAAGAAGTTCTTGAGCAGTTAGATGAAATAAAAGATATGCTTAATTCTAAAGTTAAAGAATATGTAAAAGATGGTTTGAAATATGAAGAAGCATGCACTAAAGCTATAGAAGAGCTTGGAAATATTGATGAAGTTTTTGAAGATATAAGTAAAGATGCTAAAATTGTTTATAATGTTTATATAAAAATATTAACAGCTTTAATATCTTCTTTTTCTACAGCTTTTTTGGTTTTTATTTTGGGTTTGATTATAGAGAATGTAAGTATTTTTAATGAAACTACTAAAATCGGATATAAACTTACTATGCCTTATTTTTATTTGATGTTATTTGTTTATATAGTTGTTTATTCACTTTGGAATTTCTCTGATAATATCAAACCTAAAATAAGAAAATATGGCCATGATATTTATAAAATTAATTTAAAAAACTCAATTATTGCAGTTATATTATATTCTGTAATAATGTTTATCATCAATATACTTACTATTAAGTATAATGATTATTTATGGTTTATTTGGGCTTTTATCGGAATATTAAATTGGACTATTTCTATAATTGCTGATTACTATTTATTTAGGAGTAAAATATTTGAATATAAAAAATAAATTTATAATATTTTACACAAAGTATATTGACAGACATAATACTTATGCTATAATAGTAATATAAGATAAATAGTAGGTGTGCTGCTTTGAAGAAAATATTATTAGTATTTATTATATTGTCAAGTTTTCTTTTTGCTCAGAATGATTTTGTAAAATCTGGTTTTCATTATAGTTATAACTATTTTGGATTTCCATTTTCTGTTGATTTAGGATATGCATATAAAAAGAATTCACATTTTGTATATGTACCTCGTGTAGGAATAAGTTTTGATTACGGCTCTGAGTCATCATTTGGAATATTTGCTAATATTGGAATGGAGTATAGATACAGAAGATTTTTTATAGATTTAAATTACAAACAAGGAATAACGCCTCCTTTTTCTACATTTAATTATAAAGATTTGGAATATTACGGACAATTAAAATTAGGATATTCTTTCGATAATGTAATGATTTCTTATGGAATGAATATAGGTAAAATACTTTCTTCTGAGAGGGAAGTTTACAGATTAAGTTCTATTTTTAAGATTAATCAAAGTGTCGGTTTAAGTTCTACATTTGTTGATGACGGTATTAATAAATTAAAATTCAATGCTGGAGTGGGGGCAAGCATTATACCTAATGAAAATCAGTATTCATATAATGTTTCAGCTAGTACGCCTTATTCATTCTTTCATTATTGGGGCGAGCTTGGTATTATGCCTTATATAGGATACAGTGCTTATTTTGATAAAAGCGAGAAAAAATATTCTATAGGGTTTAAATATTTATACTCTCTTATGATGATGCCTTTAACCAATTTAGAAGCTCATCTTAAAAATATGGATTTTCTTACATTTGTTCATTTTGAATATAAATTTTTTATGAGATTTCTTCCATCTGGTTTTAATGATATATACTTAGTTGCTTTTGGAAATGTGGGATACGGAAAATATTTTGAAACTAGTATTGATAAAGGAAATTTATTGTACGTAGTAGGCGGAGGAATAGGATATAACCTTTACGGTACAACACCTTTGCAATTAACTTTTGGTGTTGATAATAATAAAAGTTTGGTTATGAATTTGATAATAAGCACTATAGTGTTTTAATATTTTGGAGTTTATTATTTATGGTAAATGTTAAAAATAAAATTATATTTTCTTTTTTATGCTTAATCTTTTATACAGCATTGAGTTTATCATTTTATTTAATACCTTTTAATTCAGAAGTATTGAGTATAATTGCTATATTTTGTACTACTATATTTAGTGTATTTTTTATACTTCCTGCTTTTTTGTATTCTCCTATTTATTCAATAGTTATTGGTATTTTATATTATATATTTTTTAGATTGTTTGAAATTATAAAAGTGTTTACCACTTTGGATTCTACATCTGTAACTTTGATTTATATGATATTTCAAAGTGTTTTTGGTATTATTATTAATATATCTGGTATTATATTAACTTGCTTGACTATTTATTTTATCAAAAATTATATTAAAAATAAAGGTATTGATTTTAATATTAGTATGGCTTTAATAACTGCTTTGATAATTGCATTTATAAGATTTGTTATAAACGGATTAACTTTTTCATCATTCTTTTTTAGCTTTATTAAAAATAATATAACTATTAATAATGATATAATAATTCAGCAGATTATTTCTTATGTTATTTCTGTTGTATGTACTTTTATGGCTGTGATTATTTCTTATTTTATTTATATGAAGGTAAAAGACAAACCTTTTTTTGCTAATAATTTGAATAATGATGTTAATAATGAGTAGTTTTTATTGTATCTTGTTTTAAGGAGTATTTAATATGATAAAAAAATTTTTAACAATTTTATTTTTATCTTTTGTTTTGACTATTTCAGCTTTTTCATATAGTAAGGATTTTAATGAGCTTTATAATCTTTACTATATGATTAATACAAATAAAGAAGGGGATTTAAATGCTGTTATAGAAAAAATAAAAAATGCTAATTATGGAAATATAGAAAAACAAACTTATGAGAATCTTATTTTACTTATGGATATATATATGAATCCTAAAAGTAAAAGAGAAGCTTATAAATTATTAAATGATAATATAAATAAGAATACCCCGTTACTTTCAGAAAAAGATGCTGATTATATGTCTTCTGTTGCTGATGTGATGAGCGGTGCTATTAATTATTCTTCATTTAATGATGTTATAAAACTTTCAGCAAAAGCTGGGGAGATATATGATAATGCTTTAAAAATCAATGCAAGTCATTTTCCTTCACTCTTGGGTAAGGCAATACTCACAGCATACAGTCCAGAGTTTGTGGGAGGCGGAATAGATAAAGCACTTCCAA from Brachyspira murdochii DSM 12563 encodes the following:
- a CDS encoding ankyrin repeat domain-containing protein, which produces MKRIKFLAIFLTFSYSIFALTTNETSLFNAINEKNADNVSNILSNSMDIDINVLDGEGYTPLHRAIYNRDLNTVNTLLQDENINVNSKLDMKVSIDGWYLGGASPLILASYIGDANIVKALLDNNANIKAKDDVDGSMAIHMASANGNNEVIAILLEKDPTTINDTDNRGNTPLHWASMKDKPDTVKLLMENGADIEAKDADGWTALHYAAAFSSLQTVQALVDLGADKESLTKDGNTPLYYARRDDVKNYLTGNIAREDADDETAAADNNTEENAAEETQDEVVQADAGETIDENMQGEIAEESVPEQNAAAVYDTENNNEQKPLDVKQLELLVAVKDYDIIAINTLIKEGVNPNFVDENGYSPLHLAVINNSLDSVEALLSYKDINKEVKLPYEATLDNWYLGGATPLITASYIGNADIMYTLIEAGCDIRARDDIDGAMPVHVASANGNDDALILLLEKDKTLVNETDNNGNDTPLHWASMKDNPSTVLVLLKYGADTKIQNSDGNTALHYAAMYASSDVIKNIVSSDKSSVNIANNEGMYPIHYAALEDNSDALVSLVQDGGADVNIKDSTGDTALHYSAAYGNMDSVMALVEKCNADKNIKDGDGYTAADLAYDNGYENIASYLRGDSKYIPENNNNTTTNDDKKELVLPEYIRKPDLNKKWW
- a CDS encoding PadR family transcriptional regulator, with the protein product MYIESDIIRGHIDAVVLHFLKDNDSYGYELSKLITDKTNGEYEINGQTLYSAIRRLEGKKLIESYWGNESQGGRRKYYKITEEGKSFLKEETEIWIFTKKIIDKLLDIK
- a CDS encoding permease prefix domain 1-containing protein, yielding MIDDFCNELKNKYPNTQKVRDQIEELRNYLYMKTEEYINNGKDEKEAFYNAIKSFGDIDTLIEEISKDAKIVNKYRLYLFSAIIDIFVVVFLSLLLCFISLKNNNISFFSYINNSLIAGMFFIISGIIAIFLSTVIPFINMRNIYETVEYTYSDYKINLKYSIIGFIIISMAVFIFNIIFSPHHIWFLFVIIYASSWPLTVFFFYKFFKCSKRN
- a CDS encoding permease prefix domain 1-containing protein, with product MNINDFYKNIKKKYPNTKEVLEQLDEIKDMLNSKVKEYVKDGLKYEEACTKAIEELGNIDEVFEDISKDAKIVYNVYIKILTALISSFSTAFLVFILGLIIENVSIFNETTKIGYKLTMPYFYLMLFVYIVVYSLWNFSDNIKPKIRKYGHDIYKINLKNSIIAVILYSVIMFIINILTIKYNDYLWFIWAFIGILNWTISIIADYYLFRSKIFEYKK